The Candidatus Neomarinimicrobiota bacterium genome includes a region encoding these proteins:
- a CDS encoding Ig-like domain-containing protein, translating into MFDITATNGITIICFDSNWDAGTFDCRIYYKAGTHVGSETTSGAWTLSGSATGITSNGDNVATHIPITLNLAIPAGSTYGFYITNTGGASEANMNYTNGTGVGNVLASDSKIQILEGTGKEYPFGDSFAPRKFNGTVYYNMADVTAPTFGSGYPKTENVGGTNFDLKAQINEGGKAYYVVLADGAVTPTSSEVKAGTGSSGATAVKSGSFALTANTEGSASITGLASETAYDVYVVAEDDETTPNLQSSPTKLDVTTADVTAPTISSFSPTDDATGVAVDVSPIITFSENVDAETENITIKKTSDNTAFETIDVTSTMVTGTGTTTITINPSGTFAGETEYYVLIDATSFDDPSGNSYAGISSTTDWNFTTADIAGPTLSISSSASSPTNTSPIPITVTFSESVTGFVASDVTIGNGTPSNFAGSGATYTFDVSPSADGTVTIDIAANVAQDAAGNGNTVATQFSITYDGTSPTVSLSSSVSSPTNTSPVPITVTFSENVTGFVASDVTIGNGTPSNFAGSGTTYTFDVSPSTDGTVTVDIAADVAQDAAGNGNTAATQLSIIYDGTAPANPQNLTISHGNGQVTLQWIPNTESDLHKYNIYRSTSSPAATLIDSIIGGSPPDTFYVDTGLDKGTTYYYRITALDNVGNESDFSNEVSATPNHPPESFDLVFPYNDTTIVITRYNSWVDTLYFAWDQANDADGDPVTYSPALTGDFLNFFLISGHMTTNLWKIPYHHVKYYMYEAGIEVAAGTWTIVASDGWATTEASGGPFTLTIDRSQVSIEESELIPETFALHENYPNPFNPVTSIRYELPEKSRIVITIHDILGKEIGTLVNTIQDAGYKSVIWDGTDEFGRTVGTGIYLYQMKAGDYTQTKKMLLLK; encoded by the coding sequence ATGTTTGATATTACAGCAACCAATGGTATTACAATCATCTGTTTTGACAGCAACTGGGACGCGGGTACTTTTGACTGCAGAATCTACTATAAAGCCGGAACACATGTTGGCTCTGAGACTACATCAGGAGCATGGACACTTTCAGGGTCTGCAACTGGTATTACCTCAAACGGAGACAATGTAGCTACTCATATTCCCATTACTTTGAATTTGGCCATTCCCGCAGGTTCAACATATGGTTTCTACATTACCAATACCGGGGGTGCTTCAGAGGCCAATATGAATTATACAAATGGAACGGGTGTCGGCAATGTGTTGGCATCGGACTCCAAAATTCAGATACTTGAGGGTACTGGTAAGGAGTATCCCTTTGGCGATAGCTTTGCACCAAGGAAGTTCAACGGTACTGTATATTACAATATGGCAGATGTGACGGCACCCACGTTTGGTTCTGGCTATCCAAAGACAGAGAATGTAGGTGGTACAAACTTTGATCTAAAAGCGCAGATCAATGAGGGCGGGAAGGCTTACTATGTGGTCTTGGCTGATGGTGCTGTAACACCCACGTCATCGGAGGTGAAAGCGGGGACCGGAAGCAGTGGAGCCACTGCGGTTAAGTCTGGGAGTTTTGCCTTAACTGCGAATACAGAAGGGAGTGCATCTATCACTGGCTTAGCCTCTGAGACTGCCTACGACGTTTATGTGGTGGCGGAGGACGATGAGACCACGCCTAATCTTCAGAGTTCACCCACCAAGTTGGATGTGACTACCGCGGATGTGACGGCACCCACGATATCATCATTTAGCCCCACTGACGACGCGACCGGTGTGGCTGTCGATGTCAGCCCCATCATCACCTTCAGTGAGAACGTTGATGCAGAAACGGAGAATATTACAATTAAGAAGACCTCAGACAACACCGCATTTGAGACCATAGATGTCACGTCTACGATGGTGACAGGAACCGGCACCACCACCATAACGATTAATCCGTCAGGAACGTTTGCTGGTGAAACCGAATACTATGTTCTGATTGATGCTACTTCCTTTGATGACCCCTCGGGTAACAGTTATGCGGGCATCAGCTCCACAACCGACTGGAACTTTACGACGGCAGATATAGCTGGACCCACGTTATCGATTTCCTCAAGCGCGTCTTCTCCTACTAATACCTCACCCATACCCATCACGGTGACGTTTAGTGAGAGTGTGACAGGGTTTGTGGCGAGTGATGTGACGATCGGGAATGGAACACCAAGTAATTTCGCTGGTTCTGGTGCGACTTACACATTTGATGTAAGCCCTTCTGCGGATGGAACAGTGACAATTGACATTGCAGCAAATGTGGCTCAGGATGCGGCTGGGAACGGGAATACTGTGGCGACTCAGTTTAGCATTACCTATGATGGAACATCTCCTACGGTATCCCTTTCTTCGAGTGTGTCTTCTCCCACCAACACATCGCCCGTACCCATCACAGTGACTTTTAGTGAGAATGTGACAGGGTTTGTGGCGAGTGATGTGACGATTGGGAATGGAACACCAAGTAATTTCGCTGGTTCTGGTACGACTTACACATTTGATGTAAGCCCTTCTACGGATGGAACAGTGACGGTAGATATTGCGGCAGACGTCGCCCAGGATGCGGCTGGCAATGGGAATACAGCAGCAACTCAGCTCAGCATTATCTATGATGGAACTGCCCCCGCCAATCCTCAAAACTTGACCATCAGTCACGGCAACGGACAGGTCACCCTCCAGTGGATTCCCAATACAGAATCCGACCTGCACAAATACAATATCTATCGTAGTACGTCATCTCCTGCAGCTACTCTCATTGATAGCATCATTGGTGGTTCTCCACCCGATACGTTTTACGTAGATACCGGATTGGATAAAGGAACCACCTATTATTACCGCATAACAGCTCTGGACAATGTGGGGAATGAGAGTGACTTTTCTAACGAGGTAAGCGCCACACCTAACCATCCACCCGAGTCATTTGATTTGGTGTTTCCCTACAACGATACAACTATCGTAATTACGCGGTACAACAGTTGGGTAGATACTCTTTACTTTGCGTGGGATCAAGCTAACGATGCTGATGGAGACCCAGTGACGTATAGTCCTGCGCTCACGGGTGACTTTCTCAACTTCTTCTTGATAAGTGGTCATATGACAACAAACCTCTGGAAGATCCCATACCATCATGTGAAGTACTATATGTACGAGGCGGGGATTGAGGTTGCAGCAGGCACGTGGACCATTGTTGCCTCAGACGGCTGGGCCACAACTGAAGCCAGTGGTGGGCCGTTTACACTGACCATTGATCGGAGCCAAGTGAGCATTGAAGAATCTGAGCTAATCCCTGAGACATTTGCCCTACATGAGAATTATCCCAACCCCTTCAATCCCGTCACATCGATCCGTTATGAATTACCGGAAAAATCTCGTATTGTCATAACGATTCATGACATTCTTGGTAAAGAAATAGGAACGCTTGTGAATACAATTCAAGACGCAGGATACAAGTCAGTTATTTGGGATGGGACCGATGAGTTCGGGAGAACTGTTGGGACTGGGATTTACCTTTATCAGATGAAAGCAGGAGATTACACACAGACGAAGAAGATGCTACTGTTGAAATAG
- a CDS encoding T9SS type A sorting domain-containing protein, whose amino-acid sequence MAFLFKNQIMGTIDMGKKRETILGVMISLVLANPVWGHVALIYPKGGETFYFREKVKIEWHITMEHNDQENFDLYFSPDGGANWVVIDLDLDPGYTTYSWPVPELETDQARIWIYMDNEGTDYDDTSDDFAIQDAQASVHVPGELPLAPELHANYPNPFNPVTTLRYDLPERANVELTIFDILGRQVRTLVQVMEEPGYKSVVWDGANDFGQQVSAGVYLYRIQAGDFTQTRKMLLIK is encoded by the coding sequence GTGGCATTTCTGTTCAAGAATCAAATAATGGGGACGATTGATATGGGCAAGAAACGAGAAACGATTCTTGGTGTCATGATATCTTTGGTCCTGGCAAACCCCGTTTGGGGGCACGTAGCTCTCATTTATCCCAAGGGTGGTGAAACCTTTTATTTCAGAGAAAAGGTCAAGATAGAATGGCACATTACGATGGAGCATAATGACCAGGAAAATTTTGATCTCTATTTCTCACCCGACGGCGGGGCAAATTGGGTGGTTATTGATTTGGATCTGGACCCAGGTTATACCACCTATTCATGGCCCGTGCCTGAGTTAGAGACGGATCAGGCACGAATCTGGATCTACATGGATAATGAGGGAACGGACTACGACGATACCAGTGATGATTTTGCAATTCAGGACGCCCAAGCCTCGGTTCATGTACCGGGGGAATTACCCCTCGCCCCTGAATTGCATGCTAACTACCCCAACCCCTTCAACCCAGTCACAACCTTGCGCTATGATCTTCCTGAACGTGCAAATGTTGAACTCACAATCTTTGACATCTTGGGTAGACAGGTCAGGACTCTTGTTCAGGTTATGGAAGAACCGGGATACAAATCAGTCGTGTGGGATGGAGCCAATGACTTTGGCCAACAGGTGAGTGCAGGAGTTTACCTGTACCGCATCCAAGCAGGCGATTTCACGCAAACCCGTAAGATGTTGCTGATCAAGTAG